In a single window of the Rhodoferax saidenbachensis genome:
- a CDS encoding fumarate hydratase, whose product MTTIRQADLIESVSAALQYISYYHPADYIAHLARAYDREQSPAAKDAIAQILTNSKMSATGHRPICQDTGIVNVFLKVGMNVRWEGFTGSLDDAINEGVRQGYNHPDNTLRASVVADPEFLRKNTKDNTPAVIFTELVPGDTVEVTVAAKGGGSENKSKMYMLNPGDSVVDWVLKTVPTMGAGWCPPGMLGIGIGGTAEKAVLMAKESLMDDLDMYELQAKQASGATLDNVEKLRLELFEKVNALGIGAQGLGGLTTVLDVKIKMYPTHAASKPIAMIPNCAATRHAHFVMDGSGPVYLTPPSLDLWPNVNWTPDYQQSKKVDLNTLTPAEVASWKPGQTLLLNGKMLTGRDAAHKRIQQMLAKGEKLPVDFTNRVIYYVGPVDPIKGEAVGPAGPTTATRMDGFTEMMLAQTGLISMVGKAERGPVAIEAIKKHKSAYLMAVGGAAYLVSKAIKAAKVVGFADLGMEAIYEFDVVDMPVTVAVDSGGTSAHITGPAEWQKKIATGEFKSIPVTSR is encoded by the coding sequence ATGACCACTATCCGCCAAGCTGACCTGATCGAATCCGTCTCTGCCGCGCTGCAGTACATCAGCTACTACCACCCCGCCGACTACATCGCCCACCTGGCCCGCGCTTACGACCGCGAGCAAAGCCCCGCGGCCAAAGACGCCATTGCGCAGATCCTGACCAACAGCAAGATGAGCGCCACCGGCCACCGCCCCATCTGCCAGGACACTGGCATCGTCAACGTATTCCTGAAGGTCGGCATGAATGTGCGCTGGGAAGGTTTCACCGGCAGCCTGGACGACGCCATCAACGAAGGCGTGCGCCAGGGTTACAACCACCCGGACAACACGCTGCGTGCGTCTGTGGTCGCCGACCCCGAATTCCTGCGCAAGAACACCAAGGACAACACGCCCGCAGTGATCTTTACCGAACTGGTGCCCGGCGACACCGTGGAAGTAACCGTGGCCGCCAAGGGCGGTGGCTCCGAGAACAAAAGCAAGATGTACATGCTCAACCCCGGCGACAGCGTGGTCGACTGGGTTTTGAAGACGGTGCCCACCATGGGCGCGGGCTGGTGTCCGCCCGGCATGCTGGGCATCGGCATTGGCGGTACGGCCGAAAAAGCGGTGCTGATGGCCAAGGAAAGCCTGATGGACGACCTGGACATGTATGAACTGCAGGCCAAGCAGGCCTCCGGTGCAACACTGGACAACGTCGAGAAACTCCGTCTGGAGTTGTTTGAAAAGGTCAATGCTCTGGGCATTGGTGCGCAGGGCCTGGGCGGCCTGACCACGGTGCTGGACGTCAAGATCAAGATGTACCCGACCCACGCGGCCAGCAAGCCCATCGCCATGATCCCGAACTGCGCGGCCACGCGCCACGCGCACTTTGTGATGGACGGCAGCGGCCCCGTTTACCTGACCCCGCCGTCGCTGGACCTGTGGCCCAACGTCAACTGGACACCCGACTACCAGCAAAGCAAAAAGGTCGACCTGAACACGCTGACCCCCGCCGAAGTGGCGAGCTGGAAGCCCGGCCAGACCCTGCTCTTGAACGGCAAAATGCTGACCGGCCGCGACGCGGCCCACAAACGCATCCAGCAAATGTTGGCCAAAGGGGAAAAACTGCCCGTGGACTTCACCAACCGCGTCATTTATTACGTCGGCCCGGTCGACCCGATCAAGGGCGAAGCCGTCGGCCCCGCCGGCCCCACCACCGCTACCCGGATGGATGGCTTCACCGAAATGATGCTGGCGCAGACTGGCTTGATCTCCATGGTCGGCAAGGCCGAGCGTGGCCCGGTTGCCATTGAAGCCATCAAGAAACACAAGAGCGCGTACCTGATGGCCGTGGGCGGTGCAGCCTATCTGGTCTCCAAAGCGATCAAGGCGGCCAAGGTCGTGGGCTTTGCCGACCTGGGCATGGAAGCGATTTACGAATTCGACGTGGTCGACATGCCCGTCACCGTGGCGGTCGATTCGGGCGGCACCAGCGCCCACATCACCGGCCCGGCCGAATGGCAAAAGAAGATTGCCACGGGCGAGTTCAAGAGCATTCCAGTCACCTCGCGTTAA
- a CDS encoding DUF4864 domain-containing protein yields MNKRSIGWPRQFFALLLMIVLPVAASFAHAEGLPPKDEKQILRVVRSQLDAFAHGDAAKAFSYAAPNIRRQVGTAEQFMEMVRTQYEVVYRPASATFLRPSGQAGEAVLHVQLTDEDGDLWTAVYTLQKQKNKSWRITGCALSPNAVTMV; encoded by the coding sequence ATGAACAAGCGATCCATCGGTTGGCCCAGGCAGTTTTTCGCACTGCTGCTAATGATCGTATTGCCGGTTGCAGCCTCATTCGCACATGCCGAAGGGTTGCCCCCCAAGGACGAGAAGCAGATTCTCCGTGTGGTGCGCAGCCAACTGGATGCGTTCGCCCACGGTGATGCCGCCAAAGCGTTTTCTTACGCAGCACCGAACATCCGGCGCCAGGTGGGGACGGCAGAGCAGTTCATGGAGATGGTCCGCACCCAATACGAAGTGGTCTACCGGCCGGCATCTGCCACATTCCTGAGGCCCAGCGGGCAAGCCGGGGAGGCAGTACTCCATGTGCAGTTGACCGACGAGGACGGTGACCTCTGGACTGCCGTCTATACGCTGCAGAAACAGAAAAACAAATCCTGGCGCATTACGGGTTGCGCGCTGAGTCCAAACGCCGTGACGATGGTTTGA
- the acs gene encoding acetate--CoA ligase, whose translation MSTSTSAMESLLVENRVFPPSEAMVKAARVSGMEGYNALCAEAEKDFEGFWARLARENVVWNKPFTRTLDESNAPFYQWFDDGELNASANCLDKHIGTPTENKVAVIFEADDGTVTKTTYKELLARVSQFANALKADGVKKGDRVLVYMPMTLEGVIAMQACARIGATHSVVFGGFSAKALQERIIDAGAVAVITANYQMRGGKELPLKAIVDEGLGLGGCDTIKNVYVYQRTKTACNMVAGRDKTFDEALAGKSTDCAPVPVGAEHPLFILYTSGSTGKPKGVQHSTGGYLLWAKLTMDWTFDLKPADVFWCTADIGWITGHTYVAYGPLAAGATQIIFEGIPTFPNAGRFWQMIERHKCTIFYTAPTAIRSLIKAAEGDAAVHPDRSDLSSLRILGSVGEPINPEAWMWYYKNVGHEKCPIVDTFWQTETGGHMMTPLPGATPLVPGSCTLPLPGIMAAIVDEVGKDIPNGTGGILVVKRPWPSMIRTIWNDPERFKKAYFPEEMGGTMYLAGDGAVRSADRGYFRITGRIDDVLNVSGHRMGTMEIESALVSKTDLVAEAAVVGRPDDLTGEAICAFVVLKRPMPKGDEAKAIAKELRDWVAKEIGPIAKPKDIRFGENLPKTRSGKIMRRLLRSLAKGEAVTQDTSTLENPAILDQLGQAY comes from the coding sequence ATGAGTACATCCACATCGGCCATGGAATCCCTGTTGGTTGAAAACCGCGTTTTCCCACCCAGCGAGGCCATGGTCAAGGCCGCCCGCGTGTCCGGCATGGAGGGCTACAACGCCCTTTGCGCTGAGGCGGAAAAAGACTTCGAAGGCTTCTGGGCCCGCCTGGCGCGCGAAAACGTGGTCTGGAACAAACCCTTCACGCGCACGCTGGATGAATCCAACGCGCCGTTCTACCAATGGTTTGACGACGGTGAACTCAACGCCTCCGCCAACTGCCTGGACAAACACATCGGCACGCCCACCGAAAACAAGGTGGCGGTGATCTTTGAAGCCGACGACGGCACGGTCACCAAGACTACTTACAAAGAGTTGCTGGCCCGCGTGAGCCAGTTTGCCAATGCATTGAAGGCTGACGGCGTGAAGAAGGGCGACCGCGTGCTGGTCTACATGCCCATGACGCTCGAAGGCGTGATCGCCATGCAGGCCTGCGCGCGCATTGGCGCAACCCACAGCGTGGTGTTTGGTGGTTTCTCTGCCAAGGCGCTGCAGGAGCGCATCATCGACGCCGGCGCGGTGGCGGTGATTACTGCCAACTACCAGATGCGTGGTGGCAAGGAACTGCCACTCAAGGCCATCGTGGACGAAGGTTTGGGCTTGGGCGGCTGCGACACCATTAAAAACGTGTACGTCTACCAGCGCACCAAGACCGCCTGCAATATGGTGGCCGGCCGGGACAAGACCTTTGACGAAGCGTTGGCCGGCAAGAGCACCGATTGCGCACCGGTTCCCGTGGGCGCAGAGCACCCGCTGTTTATCCTCTACACCTCCGGCTCCACCGGCAAACCCAAGGGCGTGCAGCACTCCACGGGCGGCTATCTGCTGTGGGCCAAGCTGACGATGGACTGGACCTTCGATTTGAAGCCCGCCGATGTGTTCTGGTGCACCGCCGACATTGGCTGGATCACCGGCCACACCTATGTGGCCTACGGTCCGCTGGCCGCGGGCGCCACGCAGATCATCTTTGAAGGTATCCCCACCTTCCCGAACGCGGGCCGCTTCTGGCAGATGATCGAACGCCACAAGTGCACGATTTTCTACACGGCGCCCACGGCCATCCGTTCGTTGATCAAGGCTGCTGAAGGCGATGCGGCGGTGCACCCGGACCGCAGCGATCTGTCGTCTTTGCGCATCCTCGGTTCGGTGGGCGAACCCATCAACCCCGAAGCCTGGATGTGGTACTACAAGAACGTGGGCCACGAGAAGTGCCCCATCGTCGACACCTTCTGGCAAACCGAAACCGGCGGCCACATGATGACGCCGCTGCCCGGCGCCACACCGCTGGTGCCCGGTAGCTGCACGCTGCCGCTGCCCGGCATCATGGCCGCCATCGTGGACGAGGTGGGCAAGGACATTCCCAACGGCACCGGCGGCATCCTGGTCGTCAAGCGCCCCTGGCCGTCGATGATCCGCACTATCTGGAACGACCCCGAGCGTTTCAAGAAAGCCTACTTCCCCGAGGAAATGGGCGGCACGATGTACCTCGCCGGCGACGGTGCGGTGCGCAGCGCAGACCGCGGCTACTTCCGTATCACCGGACGCATCGACGACGTGCTGAATGTGTCCGGCCACCGCATGGGCACGATGGAAATCGAATCGGCGCTGGTCTCCAAAACCGATCTGGTGGCCGAAGCCGCCGTGGTGGGCCGTCCGGACGATCTGACGGGCGAAGCGATTTGCGCGTTTGTGGTCCTGAAGCGCCCCATGCCCAAAGGCGACGAAGCCAAGGCGATTGCCAAAGAGCTGCGCGACTGGGTGGCCAAGGAAATCGGGCCGATTGCCAAGCCCAAGGACATCCGCTTCGGCGAAAACCTGCCCAAGACCCGTTCCGGCAAGATCATGCGCCGCCTGCTGCGCTCGCTGGCCAAGGGCGAAGCCGTCACGCAAGACACGTCTACGTTGGAGAATCCGGCGATTCTTGATCAACTAGGCCAGGCCTATTGA
- the fumC gene encoding class II fumarate hydratase has translation MSLTSPTRTERDTFGPVEVPADKLWGAQTQRSLQNFDISGERQPVEIIRALAQTKRSAARVNHALGLQDAKKTEAIVAAADEVIAGQHPDEFPLVVWQTGSGTQTNMNVNEVIANRASELLGGQRGEGRLVHPNDDVNRSQSSNDVYPTAMHVAAVTAIRERLLPALGLLKTTLAHKSRDFHDIVKIGRTHLQDATPLTLGQEFSGYAAQLAHGEKHIEAALPHLYELALGGTAVGTGLNAPTGYAHDVAAELARLTGHPFVTAPSKFEAMASCDGLVHAHGALKTLAASLMKVANDVRWLASGPRSGIGELSIPENEPGSSIMPGKVNPTQSEALTMLCAQVMGNDVAINIGGASGNFELNVFRPMVAHNFLQSVRLLADGMKSFNDHCAVGIEPNRERIAELVDRSLMLVTALNPHIGYDKAAFIAKKAHKERSSLREAAIASGHLTAEQFDQWVVPGDMTGRKMLSNS, from the coding sequence ATGTCTCTTACAAGCCCCACCCGCACCGAACGCGACACTTTTGGCCCCGTTGAAGTCCCTGCCGACAAGCTGTGGGGCGCCCAGACCCAGCGCTCTTTGCAAAACTTCGACATTTCGGGTGAGCGGCAGCCGGTAGAGATCATCCGTGCGCTGGCCCAGACCAAACGCAGCGCGGCGCGCGTGAACCATGCGCTGGGCCTGCAGGACGCAAAAAAGACCGAGGCGATCGTGGCCGCGGCGGACGAGGTGATTGCCGGCCAACACCCGGACGAATTCCCGCTGGTGGTCTGGCAAACCGGCTCCGGCACGCAGACCAATATGAACGTCAACGAGGTGATTGCCAACCGCGCCAGCGAGCTGCTGGGCGGCCAGCGCGGGGAAGGGCGCCTGGTGCACCCGAATGACGACGTGAACCGCAGCCAGTCCAGCAACGATGTCTACCCCACGGCCATGCATGTGGCGGCGGTGACGGCGATTCGCGAACGGCTGTTGCCTGCGCTGGGGTTGCTCAAGACCACGCTGGCGCACAAGTCGCGCGACTTCCATGACATCGTGAAGATTGGCCGTACCCATCTGCAGGACGCGACGCCACTGACGCTGGGCCAGGAGTTCTCGGGCTACGCCGCGCAACTGGCGCACGGCGAAAAGCACATAGAGGCCGCACTCCCGCACCTGTACGAGCTGGCTCTGGGCGGTACGGCAGTGGGTACGGGCCTCAACGCGCCGACCGGCTATGCGCACGACGTTGCGGCCGAGCTGGCGCGCCTGACCGGCCACCCCTTTGTCACCGCACCCAGCAAGTTCGAGGCGATGGCGAGTTGCGACGGCCTGGTGCACGCCCACGGCGCGCTCAAGACGCTGGCCGCCAGTCTGATGAAGGTTGCCAACGATGTGCGCTGGCTCGCCAGCGGCCCGCGCAGTGGAATAGGGGAACTGAGCATCCCAGAGAACGAACCGGGCTCCTCCATCATGCCGGGCAAGGTGAACCCGACCCAAAGCGAGGCGCTGACGATGCTGTGCGCGCAAGTGATGGGCAACGACGTGGCGATCAATATCGGCGGCGCGTCTGGCAACTTCGAGCTCAATGTGTTCCGGCCCATGGTGGCGCACAACTTCCTGCAGAGCGTGCGCCTGCTGGCCGATGGCATGAAAAGCTTCAACGACCACTGCGCCGTAGGAATTGAACCCAACCGCGAACGCATTGCCGAACTGGTGGACCGTTCGCTGATGCTGGTGACCGCGCTGAACCCCCATATCGGTTACGACAAAGCGGCCTTCATTGCCAAGAAAGCACACAAGGAGCGCTCCAGTCTGCGCGAGGCGGCGATCGCCAGCGGCCATTTGACGGCGGAGCAATTTGACCAGTGGGTCGTTCCGGGGGATATGACAGGCCGCAAGATGCTATCTAATTCATAG
- the murI gene encoding glutamate racemase: MTISASSPIGVFDSGLGGLSVLRALRAELPHERFVYVSDSGHAPYGERDDTHVIARSHAITQHLREQHQIKAMVVACNTATAAAIRLLRQDHADLPIVGIEPALKPAAASSKTGVVGVMATRSTLQSEKFLALLATLHGQATFVLQPCDGLVDAIEREDAIKTEAACAGYARAMGQFGLNSEEMDTLVLGCTHYPFVEAELRRTIGDQVVLLEGGAPVARQTRRLLAEKNLLAATSAVEEDVTFFTTGKADILANAVRRWLQLERPVSALQIA; encoded by the coding sequence TTGACCATCTCCGCATCCAGCCCCATCGGGGTCTTTGACAGCGGCCTGGGCGGCCTGAGCGTGTTGCGCGCGCTGCGCGCCGAGCTGCCCCACGAGCGCTTTGTCTACGTGTCCGACAGCGGCCACGCGCCCTACGGTGAGCGCGATGACACCCACGTCATCGCGCGTTCGCACGCCATCACGCAGCACCTGCGGGAGCAGCACCAGATCAAGGCCATGGTCGTGGCCTGCAACACCGCCACCGCCGCCGCCATCCGGCTACTGCGCCAGGACCATGCGGACCTGCCCATCGTCGGCATCGAACCGGCGCTGAAACCGGCCGCCGCCAGCAGCAAGACCGGTGTGGTGGGCGTGATGGCCACGCGCAGCACGCTGCAGAGCGAGAAATTCCTCGCCCTGCTAGCCACGCTGCACGGCCAGGCGACCTTTGTGCTGCAGCCCTGCGACGGTCTGGTGGACGCCATTGAGCGCGAAGATGCTATCAAAACTGAAGCTGCTTGCGCAGGCTACGCGCGGGCTATGGGCCAATTTGGCTTAAATTCTGAGGAGATGGACACCCTGGTGCTGGGCTGCACCCACTACCCTTTTGTGGAGGCCGAACTTCGGCGTACCATCGGTGACCAAGTGGTGCTGCTGGAAGGCGGCGCCCCGGTGGCACGCCAGACCCGGCGCCTGCTGGCCGAGAAAAACCTGCTGGCTGCCACCTCCGCGGTCGAAGAGGACGTGACGTTTTTCACCACCGGCAAGGCCGATATCCTGGCCAACGCGGTGCGGCGCTGGCTGCAACTGGAAAGACCGGTCAGCGCGCTGCAGATTGCCTGA